A region from the Acidiferrobacter sp. SPIII_3 genome encodes:
- the asnB gene encoding asparagine synthase (glutamine-hydrolyzing): MCGIGGFVGRRFVDPGQWGAMLGALKTRGPDAQKAVMWDGSFRETDGAGTAGLLHARLSIRDLRPEADQPMANARRDIWICFNGEVYGYEADRAELIRQGYAFRTTSDTEFILYAYEAWGDAFIERLRGMFALVILDLRSKRLFAARDRLGLKPLLYYADGGDFAFASTLRALVPYLGGQARIAPEAVDAYLAHRYIPAPQTLVRGIKRLANGTSLVWEFGEGRPPELRRYWQPHPAPGDFRETLDKAVALRTASDRPVGIFLSGGIDSAVVASSLVRQGYTNITAFTATFPGTAYDEGPQAARMAKALGLAHRAIPVEPRLADDFDRIVADLDEPFADPSALPLWYLARAASAEVKVVLGGDGGDELFAGYKRYRQHLRSRWRGSATISLAYDGLPWEKPARWREELGLTWQEAYVLRFSGLSPAVRRYLQPDLPGALAVHWRDFPSDQRDLAALLAIDFANYLPEYILRKGDLCTMAHGLELRAPLLDHRFVDLVTGLPANRRFTRPAKAPLVETCQVCRDEGLLTAKKRGFSPPLNRWLREDLFARLPDLGARLGAATDGQLRAERVDTLVAAYIAGLDKLAEPVYQLLVLDVALRSLGLAA, translated from the coding sequence ATGTGCGGGATCGGGGGTTTTGTCGGTAGGCGCTTCGTCGACCCGGGGCAGTGGGGGGCGATGCTCGGGGCCCTGAAGACCCGCGGCCCCGATGCCCAAAAGGCCGTGATGTGGGACGGGTCTTTTCGGGAGACGGACGGCGCAGGTACGGCCGGCCTTTTGCACGCGCGCCTTAGTATCCGCGATCTGCGCCCCGAGGCCGATCAGCCCATGGCCAATGCTCGCCGGGATATCTGGATCTGCTTCAATGGCGAGGTCTACGGCTACGAGGCCGACCGCGCTGAATTGATACGCCAAGGCTACGCCTTTCGCACCACGAGCGACACGGAGTTCATTCTCTACGCCTACGAGGCCTGGGGAGATGCCTTCATCGAGCGGCTGCGCGGCATGTTCGCGCTCGTCATCCTCGACCTCCGTTCCAAACGGCTCTTCGCCGCGCGTGACAGGTTGGGCCTAAAGCCCCTGCTCTACTACGCTGACGGCGGGGACTTCGCGTTCGCCTCCACCCTGCGCGCCTTGGTTCCCTATCTCGGGGGCCAGGCCCGCATCGCCCCCGAGGCCGTCGATGCCTATCTCGCCCACCGGTATATCCCGGCCCCGCAGACTTTAGTGCGGGGCATCAAACGCCTGGCCAACGGCACCAGCCTCGTGTGGGAGTTCGGGGAAGGACGTCCGCCCGAGCTGCGCCGGTATTGGCAGCCTCATCCTGCGCCCGGCGACTTCCGGGAGACGCTCGATAAGGCCGTGGCTCTGCGCACCGCCTCCGACCGGCCTGTGGGGATCTTTCTGAGTGGCGGCATCGACTCCGCGGTGGTGGCGTCGAGCCTTGTGCGCCAGGGCTATACGAACATTACCGCCTTTACCGCAACCTTCCCCGGGACCGCTTACGACGAGGGGCCGCAGGCGGCGCGCATGGCCAAGGCCCTGGGGCTCGCCCATAGGGCGATACCCGTGGAGCCGCGTCTCGCTGACGACTTCGACCGCATCGTCGCCGATCTCGACGAGCCGTTCGCCGATCCCAGCGCCTTGCCCCTTTGGTATCTCGCGCGGGCCGCAAGCGCGGAGGTCAAGGTGGTGCTGGGCGGCGATGGGGGCGACGAGTTGTTCGCCGGCTACAAGCGCTATCGCCAGCACCTGCGCAGCCGCTGGCGCGGCTCTGCCACGATCTCGCTTGCCTATGATGGCCTGCCGTGGGAAAAGCCGGCGCGCTGGCGTGAGGAGCTGGGATTGACCTGGCAGGAGGCCTATGTGCTGCGCTTCTCGGGGCTGTCGCCGGCCGTGCGCCGCTACCTGCAGCCCGATCTCCCTGGGGCCCTCGCCGTGCATTGGCGGGATTTCCCCTCGGACCAAAGGGATCTCGCCGCCCTGCTGGCCATCGACTTCGCCAATTACCTGCCGGAGTACATCCTGCGCAAGGGCGACCTATGCACCATGGCGCATGGGCTTGAGCTGCGTGCCCCCCTTCTCGACCACCGATTCGTGGATCTCGTGACCGGCCTGCCCGCAAACCGGCGCTTCACGCGTCCCGCCAAGGCCCCCTTGGTCGAGACCTGCCAAGTCTGCCGCGACGAGGGCCTGTTGACCGCCAAGAAGCGCGGCTTCTCGCCACCCCTGAACCGTTGGCTGCGCGAAGACCTCTTTGCGCGGCTCCCGGACCTCGGGGCGCGCCTGGGGGCTGCGACCGACGGCCAGCTCCGGGCGGAGCGCGTCGATACCCTGGTCGCGGCCTACATCGCAGGCCTCGACAAGCTCGCCGAGCCGGTCTACCAGTTGCTCGTGCTGGATGTCGCCCTGCGCTCCCTTGGCCTTGCGGCCTGA